The following proteins are encoded in a genomic region of Actinomadura sp. NAK00032:
- a CDS encoding VOC family protein, translated as MTQVTGNAPEGTPNWLDIGVPDLERAKTFYGTLFGWQFLDSGPDAGHYNLCQVRGESVAGMMRNPDDQPDEYWWCVYFAADDCDGLVKRAADAGGEVVVPAMDVMDLGRMAILKDPQGAQFGLWQGRAHVGSAIVNEPGSFVWNELVTPDSGAACEFYRTLFGYELEAMPGGMDYTVLKRPDGRYIGGVAGGSGVVVGGAGGEVPSWMTYFAVGDADEAVRRVRAGGGTVDAEPADSPYGRSAPVRDPFGVPFHVMRPAPEPAP; from the coding sequence ATGACCCAGGTCACCGGAAACGCGCCGGAGGGGACGCCGAACTGGCTCGACATCGGCGTCCCGGACCTCGAGCGCGCGAAGACGTTCTACGGGACGCTCTTCGGCTGGCAGTTCCTGGACTCGGGCCCGGACGCGGGCCACTACAACCTGTGCCAGGTGCGCGGGGAGTCCGTCGCCGGGATGATGCGCAACCCCGACGACCAGCCCGACGAGTACTGGTGGTGCGTCTACTTCGCCGCGGACGACTGCGACGGCCTGGTCAAGCGGGCCGCCGACGCGGGCGGCGAGGTCGTCGTCCCCGCCATGGACGTGATGGACCTCGGCCGCATGGCCATCCTCAAGGACCCGCAGGGCGCCCAGTTCGGCCTGTGGCAGGGGCGCGCGCACGTGGGCTCGGCGATCGTCAACGAGCCGGGGTCGTTCGTGTGGAACGAGCTGGTCACGCCCGACTCCGGGGCCGCCTGCGAGTTCTACCGGACGCTGTTCGGCTACGAGTTGGAGGCGATGCCGGGCGGCATGGACTACACCGTCCTGAAGCGCCCCGACGGCCGCTACATCGGCGGCGTCGCCGGCGGGTCCGGCGTCGTGGTCGGCGGCGCCGGCGGCGAGGTCCCGTCCTGGATGACGTACTTCGCGGTCGGCGACGCCGACGAGGCGGTCCGCCGGGTCCGGGCGGGCGGCGGCACGGTCGACGCCGAGCCGGCCGACAGCCCCTACGGCCGGTCGGCCCCCGTCCGCGACCCGTTCGGGGTGCCCTTCCACGTGATGAGGCCGGCGCCCGAACCCGCGCCGTGA
- a CDS encoding AIM24 family protein gives MSTFGTRTWNPHSLPSNDNVNPYAFSVDLNGQWFAQKGKMIAYYGQVKFEALSAGPLDSLVAHTFNSPLYAQDWIVAQGQGKLLLADRGFDVNSFDLEEGNLTVRAGNLLAFEPGLELKQSIIPGFLTLIGTGRFVAASNGPVHFVEPPIRVDPQALLGWADCPSPCHHYDHSYMRGAFGAARMVFGIGGQSGEEHQFDFTGQGTVMMQSSEAVMNEDVLLRDLEGQIGLVGTSGLQRLHQTIGQRLAAERQG, from the coding sequence GTGAGCACGTTCGGCACGCGGACCTGGAACCCGCACAGCCTCCCGTCCAACGACAACGTCAACCCCTACGCCTTCAGCGTCGACCTCAACGGGCAGTGGTTCGCGCAGAAGGGCAAGATGATCGCCTACTACGGGCAGGTCAAGTTCGAGGCGCTGTCGGCGGGGCCGCTGGACTCCCTCGTCGCGCACACCTTCAACTCCCCGCTGTACGCCCAGGACTGGATCGTCGCGCAGGGGCAGGGCAAGCTGCTGCTCGCCGACCGGGGCTTCGACGTCAACTCCTTCGACCTGGAGGAGGGCAACCTCACCGTCCGGGCCGGGAACCTGCTGGCGTTCGAGCCGGGCCTGGAGCTGAAGCAGTCGATCATCCCCGGGTTCCTGACGCTGATCGGCACCGGGCGGTTCGTGGCGGCCTCCAACGGGCCCGTCCACTTCGTCGAGCCGCCGATCCGCGTCGACCCGCAGGCGCTGCTCGGCTGGGCCGACTGCCCCTCGCCCTGCCACCACTACGACCACTCCTACATGCGCGGGGCGTTCGGCGCGGCCCGCATGGTGTTCGGCATCGGCGGCCAGTCCGGTGAGGAGCACCAGTTCGACTTCACCGGCCAGGGCACCGTGATGATGCAGTCGTCGGAGGCCGTGATGAACGAGGACGTGCTGCTGCGCGACCTCGAAGGCCAGATCGGGCTGGTCGGCACGTCCGGGCTCCAGCGGCTGCACCAGACGATCGGGCAGCGGCTCGCCGCCGAGCGCCAGGGCTGA
- a CDS encoding AIM24 family protein, translated as MPGYQSINSKMLQVPIGPGQEVYSKRGAMLGYTGPVSFAPSATAGQGIGGTIGRAVAGERSAMMHVTGQGSVLFGHGGLEVTVIDLNGADTLYAEADRLLVHDATLQVGTMFMGEQGGVRGIVRGAVTGQGLFTTTLTGHGSCALLSHGGVMELPITPQRAVHVDPQAYVAHRGQVQNKLTTAVGLRDLIGRGSGEGFQLELSGSGVVYVQASERKI; from the coding sequence ATGCCCGGATACCAGTCGATCAACTCCAAGATGCTCCAGGTGCCGATCGGGCCGGGGCAGGAGGTCTACAGCAAGCGCGGCGCCATGCTCGGCTACACCGGGCCGGTGTCGTTCGCCCCGTCCGCCACGGCCGGGCAGGGCATCGGCGGCACCATCGGCCGCGCCGTCGCCGGCGAGCGCAGCGCGATGATGCACGTCACCGGGCAGGGCAGCGTCCTGTTCGGGCACGGCGGCCTGGAGGTCACCGTCATCGACCTGAACGGCGCCGACACCCTGTACGCCGAGGCCGACCGCCTCCTCGTGCACGACGCGACCCTCCAGGTCGGGACGATGTTCATGGGCGAGCAGGGCGGCGTGCGCGGCATCGTGCGCGGCGCCGTCACCGGGCAGGGCCTGTTCACCACCACGCTGACCGGGCACGGCTCCTGCGCGCTGCTGTCGCACGGCGGCGTGATGGAGCTGCCGATCACCCCGCAGCGGGCCGTCCACGTCGACCCCCAGGCGTACGTGGCCCACCGCGGCCAGGTGCAGAACAAGCTCACCACGGCGGTCGGGCTGCGCGACCTCATCGGGCGCGGCTCCGGCGAGGGCTTCCAGCTGGAGCTGAGCGGCTCCGGCGTCGTCTATGTCCAGGCCAGCGAGAGGAAGATCTGA
- a CDS encoding AIM24 family protein produces MAQFRLNGSKMLAVDLAGETIRALNGSMVAYEGQMAFKRQGMTGGEGLRGALKRRIAGEGMTLMEISGQGTVYLASEATEVTLVQLTGDTLFVESESLLALDGSLQTGVQFVGLRGMGTGQGLATTKVDGHGTVAILSEGPAIALEVTPQTPLCVDPHAYVCHHGQLQQDVVTDVNWRTVIGQGSGESVQFRYQGHGLVYVQPAERGGILEI; encoded by the coding sequence GTGGCGCAATTTCGATTGAACGGCTCGAAGATGCTCGCCGTCGACCTCGCCGGCGAGACCATCAGGGCACTGAACGGCTCCATGGTCGCCTACGAGGGCCAGATGGCGTTCAAGAGGCAGGGCATGACGGGCGGCGAGGGGCTCCGCGGCGCCCTCAAGCGGCGGATCGCCGGCGAGGGCATGACCCTCATGGAGATCAGCGGCCAGGGGACGGTCTACCTGGCCAGCGAGGCGACGGAGGTCACGCTCGTCCAGCTCACCGGCGACACCCTGTTCGTGGAGTCGGAGAGCCTGCTGGCGCTCGACGGCAGCCTGCAGACGGGCGTCCAGTTCGTGGGGCTGCGCGGCATGGGCACCGGCCAGGGCCTCGCCACCACGAAGGTGGACGGGCACGGCACGGTCGCGATCCTCTCCGAGGGGCCGGCGATCGCGCTGGAGGTCACGCCGCAGACACCGCTGTGCGTCGACCCGCACGCCTACGTGTGCCATCACGGGCAGCTCCAGCAGGACGTGGTCACCGACGTCAACTGGCGGACGGTGATCGGCCAGGGATCGGGGGAGAGCGTGCAGTTCCGGTACCAGGGGCACGGGCTGGTGTACGTCCAGCCGGCCGAGCGCGGCGGGATTCTGGAGATCTGA
- a CDS encoding ABC transporter permease, producing MWIAPERRGLGRWAVPGLVLAAGVVVGAVLAAEGRSGTALVALAALAGYAGYLGYRRNEPALPVSDGFGSGTRARAHLRAAAMTGDVLTVAVVGGLVVQALRGSDITAYAWLSAVAGVTYLLSALAGTRSL from the coding sequence ATGTGGATCGCTCCCGAACGCCGCGGTCTCGGCCGGTGGGCCGTGCCGGGGCTCGTCCTGGCCGCCGGCGTGGTGGTCGGGGCCGTACTCGCCGCCGAAGGGCGGTCCGGGACGGCCCTCGTCGCGCTGGCCGCGCTCGCGGGATACGCCGGCTACCTGGGCTACCGGCGCAACGAGCCGGCGCTGCCGGTCAGCGACGGGTTCGGGTCCGGGACCCGGGCCCGCGCGCACCTGCGCGCCGCCGCGATGACCGGCGACGTGCTGACCGTCGCGGTGGTCGGCGGCCTCGTCGTCCAGGCGCTGCGCGGCTCCGACATCACCGCCTACGCCTGGCTCTCGGCCGTCGCCGGCGTCACCTACCTGCTGTCCGCCCTGGCCGGCACGCGCAGCCTCTGA
- a CDS encoding EAL domain-containing protein, with protein sequence MSAVDARDALLPARAVFQPVADLGTGAVVAVEAHAGPSGAPPRFDPAAEDVRRAVEAARAAHAAGTRLPLQISLRAETLAGGDDLLHELHHGLGDAGRRPREVILCVGGGFPPAQRPPLTAALAALRHAGYLVGLAGLGSAHAPLDLLVDGAPYLLKLDPELARAALTEPRRAALVASMVDLAHRLETHVQAPGMASRDQVLHMRDAGVRLVQGPALAPREWRPGMPVSIPVAARGPEPARPGAGLGPRVSEFTIPAVTLPHTATADEVLTVLNAETGVTSVVLVDDRQRPRCTVDRTRFLLQLSGAYGHALHARRPAARLADPPRPVPRTVPAIAALRAAGAEDDRVYDDLVVVDEVGRCLGIVRVADLIRAMSH encoded by the coding sequence GTGTCCGCCGTCGACGCACGCGATGCCCTCCTCCCTGCCCGGGCGGTGTTCCAGCCCGTGGCCGATCTCGGCACGGGCGCCGTCGTCGCCGTCGAGGCGCACGCCGGGCCGTCCGGCGCCCCGCCGCGGTTCGACCCGGCGGCCGAGGACGTGCGGCGCGCCGTCGAGGCGGCCCGGGCCGCCCACGCCGCCGGCACCCGCCTGCCCCTGCAGATCTCCCTGCGCGCCGAGACCCTGGCCGGCGGCGACGACCTGCTCCACGAGCTCCACCACGGCCTCGGCGACGCCGGACGGCGGCCGCGGGAGGTCATCCTCTGCGTCGGCGGCGGGTTCCCGCCCGCCCAGCGGCCGCCGCTCACCGCCGCGCTGGCGGCGCTGCGGCACGCCGGCTACCTCGTCGGCCTCGCCGGGCTCGGCTCCGCGCACGCGCCGCTGGACCTGCTGGTGGACGGCGCCCCCTACCTGCTGAAGCTCGATCCGGAGCTGGCCCGCGCGGCGCTCACCGAGCCGCGGCGGGCGGCGCTGGTCGCGAGCATGGTGGACCTGGCGCACCGGCTGGAGACGCACGTCCAGGCGCCCGGCATGGCGAGCCGCGACCAGGTGCTGCACATGCGGGACGCGGGGGTGCGGCTCGTCCAGGGGCCGGCGCTCGCGCCGCGGGAGTGGCGCCCCGGCATGCCGGTGAGCATCCCGGTCGCGGCGCGGGGCCCGGAGCCGGCCCGGCCGGGCGCCGGGCTCGGGCCGCGGGTTTCGGAGTTCACGATCCCCGCGGTGACGCTGCCGCACACCGCCACCGCCGACGAGGTGCTCACCGTGCTGAACGCCGAGACCGGGGTCACCAGCGTCGTCCTGGTCGACGACCGGCAGCGGCCCCGGTGCACGGTCGACCGGACGCGGTTCCTGCTCCAGCTGTCCGGCGCCTACGGGCACGCGCTGCACGCGCGGCGGCCCGCCGCCCGGCTGGCCGACCCGCCCCGGCCGGTGCCGCGGACCGTCCCGGCGATCGCGGCGCTGCGCGCGGCGGGCGCGGAGGACGACCGCGTCTACGACGACCTGGTCGTGGTGGACGAGGTGGGGCGCTGCCTCGGCATCGTGCGCGTCGCCGACCTGATCCGCGCCATGTCGCACTGA
- a CDS encoding response regulator transcription factor yields MIEVLVADDQAAVRAGLVLILRGAPDVRVVGEAADGARAVELARELRPDVVLMDVRMPVLDGISATREIAGFTDVLVLTTFDMDEYVFGALRAGAAGFLLKDVDADRLVDAVRTVAAGDGVIAPRVTRRLIGAFASRPAAPAHAPGLDGLTPREREVFGCLGEGLSNGQIAARLDMAETTTKTHVSRILAKLGLASRVQAAILAQETVLGGLSRSDPHDGRPEPR; encoded by the coding sequence ATGATCGAGGTGCTGGTCGCCGACGACCAGGCGGCGGTGCGGGCGGGCCTGGTGCTGATCCTGCGCGGCGCGCCGGACGTGCGGGTCGTCGGCGAGGCGGCGGACGGGGCGCGGGCGGTGGAGCTGGCCCGCGAGTTGCGCCCCGACGTGGTGCTGATGGACGTGCGCATGCCCGTCCTGGACGGCATCAGCGCGACCCGGGAGATCGCCGGGTTCACCGACGTCCTGGTGCTGACCACGTTCGACATGGACGAGTACGTGTTCGGGGCGCTGCGGGCGGGCGCCGCCGGGTTCCTGCTCAAGGACGTGGACGCCGACCGCCTGGTGGACGCCGTCCGGACGGTCGCGGCCGGCGACGGCGTCATCGCCCCCCGGGTCACCCGGCGGCTGATCGGCGCGTTCGCGTCCCGGCCGGCGGCCCCGGCGCACGCGCCCGGCCTGGACGGGCTGACGCCCCGGGAGCGCGAGGTGTTCGGGTGCCTGGGGGAGGGCCTGTCGAACGGGCAGATCGCGGCCCGCCTGGACATGGCGGAGACGACCACCAAGACGCATGTGAGCCGCATCCTCGCCAAGCTCGGGCTGGCCAGCCGGGTGCAGGCGGCCATCCTCGCCCAGGAAACGGTCCTCGGTGGACTTTCCAGGAGTGATCCGCACGACGGCCGCCCCGAGCCGCGCTGA
- a CDS encoding sensor histidine kinase: MHRIRRLTTRQDALIAAASLAGGLLMLAAHGYSAWGDGWDPSRWVRLVPLLGLCAAMLLRRTAPLTGLALATPFNFADVAFGPSIATAMIFGDALYAACLYGRRRTAEWLLGATVAASLLVAAGAGIGLRGVAVGVVAGAVAGLVWVAPVLTAMAVREHRYRADAERRRAEAERRRAEAERQRAEQVARLAELDRRAAVNAERARMARELHDVIANHLSAVALHSSAVLRVRDLDRSEIERSMEVIRENSVRGLAEMRRMIGLLRDGGEDPAARPRLAELDRLVRHTGRADLAASLEVAGEPAELPAAVELAAYRIVQESLTNALKHGGPGRAEVRVRYGRRLVIDVLSPLGRDGSRLPGSGSGLVGMRERAVMLAGEFDAGPDGARWRVHAELPVEPERTS; this comes from the coding sequence GTGCACCGGATCCGACGGCTGACCACGCGCCAGGACGCCCTGATCGCCGCGGCGTCGCTGGCCGGCGGGCTGCTGATGCTCGCGGCGCACGGCTACTCGGCGTGGGGGGACGGCTGGGACCCGTCGCGCTGGGTCCGCCTCGTCCCGCTGCTCGGGCTGTGCGCGGCCATGCTGCTGCGGCGCACCGCGCCGCTCACCGGGCTCGCGCTCGCCACCCCGTTCAACTTCGCCGACGTGGCGTTCGGCCCCAGCATCGCCACCGCCATGATCTTCGGAGACGCGCTGTACGCGGCGTGCCTGTACGGGCGGCGCCGGACGGCGGAGTGGCTGCTCGGCGCGACCGTGGCCGCGTCGCTGCTGGTCGCCGCCGGGGCCGGGATCGGGTTGCGCGGCGTCGCGGTCGGCGTGGTGGCGGGCGCGGTCGCCGGCCTGGTCTGGGTGGCGCCGGTGCTGACCGCGATGGCGGTCCGCGAGCACCGCTACCGGGCGGACGCCGAGCGGCGTCGCGCGGAGGCGGAGCGGCGTCGCGCGGAGGCGGAGCGGCAGCGCGCCGAGCAGGTCGCGCGGCTGGCCGAGCTGGACCGGCGCGCCGCGGTGAACGCCGAGCGCGCCCGGATGGCCCGCGAGCTGCACGACGTGATCGCCAACCATCTGAGCGCGGTGGCGCTGCACTCCTCGGCGGTGCTGCGGGTGCGAGACCTGGACCGGTCCGAGATCGAGCGGTCCATGGAGGTCATCCGGGAGAACAGCGTGCGCGGCCTCGCCGAGATGCGGCGGATGATCGGGCTGCTGCGCGACGGCGGCGAGGACCCGGCCGCCCGGCCGCGGCTCGCCGAGCTGGACCGGCTCGTCCGGCACACCGGCCGGGCGGACCTGGCGGCGTCGCTGGAGGTCGCGGGGGAGCCGGCGGAGCTGCCCGCGGCCGTGGAGCTGGCCGCGTACCGGATCGTCCAGGAGTCGCTGACCAACGCGCTCAAGCACGGCGGGCCGGGCCGCGCCGAGGTCCGGGTGCGGTACGGCCGGCGGCTGGTGATCGACGTGCTCAGCCCGCTCGGCCGGGACGGGTCCCGGCTGCCGGGCAGCGGCAGCGGGCTGGTCGGGATGCGCGAGCGCGCGGTGATGCTGGCCGGGGAGTTCGACGCCGGGCCGGACGGCGCCCGCTGGCGGGTGCACGCCGAACTGCCCGTGGAACCGGAGAGAACGTCATGA
- a CDS encoding metal-sulfur cluster assembly factor, whose protein sequence is MTDTPATTEATPQEEEVLEALKDVVDPELGINVVDLGLVYGVNLDGETATLDMTLTSAACPLTDVIEDQAHSALEGLVNDVKINWVWLPPWGPDKITDDGRDQLRALGFNV, encoded by the coding sequence ATGACCGACACCCCAGCGACCACAGAGGCGACTCCGCAGGAGGAAGAGGTCCTGGAGGCGCTCAAGGACGTCGTCGACCCCGAGCTCGGCATCAACGTCGTGGACCTCGGCCTGGTCTACGGCGTGAACCTCGACGGCGAGACCGCCACCCTGGACATGACGCTCACCAGCGCCGCCTGCCCGCTCACCGACGTGATCGAGGACCAGGCCCACAGCGCGCTGGAGGGCCTGGTCAACGACGTCAAGATCAACTGGGTCTGGCTGCCGCCGTGGGGCCCGGACAAGATCACCGACGACGGCCGCGACCAGTTGCGCGCGCTCGGCTTCAACGTCTGA
- the sufU gene encoding Fe-S cluster assembly sulfur transfer protein SufU, whose protein sequence is MQLEAMYQEVILDHYRNPHHKGLREPFEGEAHHVNPTCGDEVTLRVHLDGEGQDATVADVSYDAMGCSISQASASVMSDLIIGKSVKEAMAVGEEFLALMQSRGRDTEPDEDVLEDAIAFAGVSKYPARIKCALLAWMAWKDATARALGEAS, encoded by the coding sequence ATGCAGCTGGAGGCGATGTACCAGGAGGTCATCCTGGACCACTACCGCAACCCCCACCACAAGGGGCTGCGGGAGCCGTTCGAGGGCGAGGCCCACCACGTCAACCCGACCTGCGGTGACGAGGTGACGCTGCGCGTCCACCTGGACGGCGAGGGCCAGGACGCCACGGTCGCCGACGTGTCCTACGACGCCATGGGCTGCTCGATCAGCCAGGCCAGCGCATCGGTGATGTCGGACCTGATCATCGGCAAGTCCGTGAAGGAGGCGATGGCGGTCGGCGAGGAGTTCCTGGCGCTGATGCAGTCGCGCGGCCGGGACACCGAGCCGGACGAGGACGTCCTGGAGGACGCCATCGCCTTCGCCGGGGTCTCCAAGTACCCCGCCAGGATCAAATGCGCCCTGCTCGCCTGGATGGCGTGGAAGGACGCGACCGCACGCGCACTCGGAGAGGCATCATGA
- a CDS encoding cysteine desulfurase, whose translation MTSSEASRGERGAAPPQAAGGLLPEELKKDFPLLRRTVRGGRPLVYLDSGATSQKPVRVLDAEREFYERHNAAPHRGAHLLAEEATEAYENARASIARFIGATPAEIVFTKNATEGINLVAYAMSNAATAGPEAERFAVGPGDEVVVSEMEHHANLVPWQELCRRTGATLRWFGITDEGRLDLADLDDLVNERTKIVALTHQSNVLGTVPPVKRIIARAHAVGALVLLDAAQSVPHQPVDVTDLGADFLAFSGHKMLGPTGIGVLWGRSELLEAMPPFITGGSMIEVVRMEGTTFMPPPQRFEAGVPMTAQAIGLGVACDYLAEIGMDRVHAHEEALVAYSLERLGEIPGVRVIGPGTTEARGGAVSFTVEDIHPHDVGQVLDDLGVEVRVGHHCAWPICRRFGIPATTRATFYLYNTLADVDALADGVRHAQKFFGTH comes from the coding sequence ATGACGTCGAGCGAAGCGAGCCGGGGGGAGCGGGGGGCCGCCCCCCCGCAGGCAGCGGGGGGCCTGCTGCCCGAGGAGCTGAAGAAGGACTTCCCGCTGCTGCGCCGCACGGTCCGCGGCGGGCGTCCTCTGGTGTACCTCGACTCCGGCGCGACGTCGCAGAAGCCCGTCCGGGTGCTGGACGCCGAGCGCGAGTTCTACGAGCGGCACAACGCGGCCCCGCACCGCGGGGCGCACCTGCTCGCCGAGGAGGCGACGGAGGCGTACGAGAACGCGCGCGCGTCCATCGCCCGGTTCATCGGCGCGACGCCGGCCGAGATCGTGTTCACCAAGAACGCCACCGAGGGCATCAACCTGGTCGCGTACGCGATGAGCAACGCCGCGACCGCCGGCCCGGAGGCCGAGCGGTTCGCGGTGGGCCCCGGCGACGAGGTCGTGGTGTCGGAGATGGAGCACCACGCCAACCTCGTCCCGTGGCAGGAGCTCTGCCGGCGGACCGGCGCCACGCTGCGCTGGTTCGGCATCACCGACGAGGGCCGCCTCGACCTGGCGGACCTCGACGACCTGGTCAACGAGCGCACCAAGATCGTCGCGCTGACGCACCAGTCGAACGTGCTCGGCACCGTCCCGCCGGTGAAGCGGATCATCGCCCGCGCGCACGCCGTCGGCGCGCTCGTCCTGCTGGACGCGGCGCAGTCGGTGCCGCACCAGCCGGTCGACGTGACCGACCTCGGCGCCGACTTCCTGGCGTTCTCCGGGCACAAGATGCTCGGCCCGACCGGCATCGGCGTGCTGTGGGGGCGGAGCGAACTGCTGGAGGCCATGCCGCCGTTCATCACCGGCGGTTCGATGATCGAGGTCGTCCGCATGGAGGGGACCACGTTCATGCCGCCGCCGCAGCGGTTCGAGGCGGGCGTGCCGATGACGGCGCAGGCCATCGGGCTCGGCGTCGCCTGCGACTACCTCGCCGAGATCGGCATGGACCGCGTGCACGCCCACGAGGAGGCCCTGGTGGCCTACTCGCTGGAGCGGCTCGGCGAGATCCCGGGCGTCCGCGTCATCGGCCCCGGCACCACCGAGGCGCGCGGCGGCGCCGTGTCGTTCACCGTGGAGGACATCCACCCGCACGACGTCGGCCAGGTCCTGGACGACCTGGGCGTCGAGGTCCGCGTCGGCCACCACTGCGCGTGGCCGATCTGCCGGCGCTTCGGCATCCCGGCGACCACCCGGGCGACGTTCTACCTCTACAACACCCTCGCCGACGTGGACGCGCTCGCCGACGGGGTCCGGCACGCCCAGAAGTTCTTCGGAACACACTGA
- the sufC gene encoding Fe-S cluster assembly ATPase SufC encodes MATLEIRDLHVSVGDGSDGAKEILRGVDLTVKAGETHAIMGPNGSGKSTLAYAVAGHPKYEVTSGTVTLDGEDVLAMSVDERARAGLFLAMQYPVEVPGVSVSNFLRSAVTAVRGEAPKLREFSKEMKQAMDALSIDPAFAQRSLNEGFSGGEKKRHEILQLEMLKPKVAVLDETDSGLDVDALKVVSEGVNRFASGDTGVLLITHYTRILRYVKPDFVHVFAAGRVVAEGGPELADELEEQGYEKYVKAGATL; translated from the coding sequence ATGGCCACGCTAGAGATCCGCGACCTCCACGTCTCCGTCGGCGACGGCTCCGACGGGGCGAAGGAGATCCTGCGCGGGGTCGACCTGACCGTGAAGGCCGGCGAGACCCACGCGATCATGGGGCCGAACGGCTCGGGCAAGTCCACCCTGGCCTACGCCGTCGCCGGACACCCCAAGTACGAGGTGACGTCGGGCACCGTCACGCTGGACGGCGAGGACGTCCTCGCCATGTCGGTGGACGAGCGCGCCCGCGCCGGGCTGTTCCTGGCGATGCAGTACCCGGTCGAGGTGCCGGGCGTGTCGGTGTCGAACTTCCTGCGCTCGGCCGTGACCGCCGTCCGCGGCGAGGCCCCGAAGCTCCGCGAGTTCTCCAAGGAGATGAAGCAGGCGATGGACGCGCTGTCCATCGACCCGGCGTTCGCGCAGCGCAGCCTGAACGAGGGCTTCTCCGGCGGTGAGAAGAAGCGGCACGAGATCCTGCAGCTGGAGATGCTCAAGCCGAAGGTCGCCGTCCTGGACGAGACCGACTCCGGCCTGGACGTCGACGCGCTCAAGGTCGTCTCCGAGGGCGTGAACCGGTTCGCCTCCGGCGACACCGGCGTCCTGCTGATCACCCACTACACCCGCATCCTGCGGTACGTGAAGCCCGACTTCGTGCACGTGTTCGCCGCCGGCCGCGTCGTCGCCGAGGGCGGCCCGGAGCTGGCCGACGAGCTGGAGGAGCAGGGCTACGAGAAGTACGTGAAGGCGGGCGCCACGCTATGA
- a CDS encoding non-heme iron oxygenase ferredoxin subunit, translated as MTFVKVCALEEVPADGALGVEVDDTPVAVVRSGEDVYALNDICSHAEVSLSEGEVYNGTIECWLHGSCFDLRSGKPTNPPATQPVATYKVKVEGGDVYVSLGDD; from the coding sequence ATGACGTTCGTGAAGGTGTGCGCGCTGGAGGAGGTCCCGGCCGACGGGGCCCTCGGCGTCGAGGTGGACGACACGCCCGTCGCCGTCGTGCGCAGCGGCGAGGACGTCTACGCGCTGAACGACATCTGCTCGCACGCCGAGGTCTCGCTCTCCGAGGGCGAGGTCTACAACGGCACCATCGAATGCTGGCTGCACGGGTCGTGCTTCGACCTGCGCAGCGGCAAGCCCACCAACCCGCCGGCCACGCAGCCGGTCGCCACCTACAAGGTCAAGGTCGAGGGCGGGGACGTCTACGTCTCGCTCGGCGACGACTGA